A window of Narcine bancroftii isolate sNarBan1 chromosome 6, sNarBan1.hap1, whole genome shotgun sequence genomic DNA:
gctgtctggttggaggctGCCAAGATAGAATACAAGGTGCTGTCCCTCAAACATGTTTCATTCGATCAGACATCCATCCCCTGCCTTCTCTGCACATTGAATGTTTGAGCTCCAACATGTGTGTAGCTGGGAGCTGCATGAATGTTGATGTTATTCAATGCTGGCAGATGTCCTCTCTATTACCTTGAAGGGTGTACAGTTGGGTGGTTCAGTTTCCCAGAGGACAAATGAATATCAACCTAATCAGTCTGTCAACTATCATTTAGGTTCTCTTGCTCCTGCATCATTCACAAGCTTCAGTCCCTGCTCCTGCTCTCACTAACTATGGTCCTACAACAGTAATGtgaaaggaggccattcagcccttactCACCCACCTGTCTCAACATGAACATTTCAACTACTAccactttctcaccctctccccacAAATCTTTCCAGTTATGTGACCAACTCCCTCAAGCATAGCCTTCGAGCTTTCACCATTCACTAAGAAAAACTAATTTTGCTGACGTTTCTTTACCGAAGACATTCAACTATATCCAATTGGTTCAAGAGCCCTCCAGAGCGATGTTTTTCTCTTGATGTCAAATATCTGCCAGATCTCCCGGTAATCGCCGTTTGTTTTCAAAAATGCCTCCTGCTTCACCATTTGCTTCCCTTTCCCAGAAAAAGAATTCCTGGAAATCATCTCTACAAAATCTCTTCTTTTGGTGCCAGAATGTTCCTGCACTGTTGCCTACAGGCCAAAATACTGCACTTTTTCCTCCCTTGCTCGAGCTGCCCTGCCACTTATTATCAAGCCCCAGAAAGAACACCTCTGGGTGACATTGCCACTGATTCATTATGCCCCTTCAATTTTTACTACCTCCCCTCCCTTCATACTCACTCTTCCTCTGTCCAGCATCTCCAACCCAAAAACTGATTATTTCAGGGACGATCCTTCCCCCAATTGCCTCATCACATCTTTCCACTTACCTGGGTCCATGGGAATAGATTGCTGGCTGCCATGTTCTggaaccacctcctcctcctcctcgctgtCGACTGGTGCCTCAGGCAAGTAAAGACGCAATTCCTGCAAAGACCATGGACAAAATCAACCATTTCCCACAACAGAATGGGCACCTTTACCCAGGAAGCTTGGTTCAGCATCCCACTGCAGCACTGATGCTCCAGTGTGTCCAGCCTACCCATTTCTAGATCAACATGATTCACTTCATCTATTCCCAGTGCAGTCAGTTCCACAGTCTCATCGAATCTCATGTGGATTTCCTGATATCCATCCAACACTGACCGGTCGTGGTTATATCTTTCCCCAAGTGGATATCCACACTATCAGAACCTTTCCTCATTTTAAGGATTCCACTCCTGTGCTGAAAGTCAGTCTCATACGCTGCTAAACCAAGGTCACCCATAAACTGGAGAAGCAACACCAAATATTCCAGCTGATCACTGTCTAACTGGATGGCTTTATCCTTGACCCCTCCGgtttctgctggcccactccccattctccctctttccccctcacctCTATCTTCCTTCCTCCAGTCCCTCCCTTCCATGCAGAGacttctcccctctcctcatcaCTGCTCAGCTTTTTACTCTGACCACCTGTGTCCTGTGGGGCCTGGGATTCTCCCTgacccttttattcagatgcccaTAACCTTGTATCTTAACTCCACGAACAAACTGAGTTTCTGCAACATTTTTGTGaccactgttatgagcccaaaagaccccaaaacccagcagcaatagatattcaccatgacaaatacttaaacaaaagttttttaatttaaacattaaaacataaactttaacatctctattaacttaaattaacccccttctaattctaagcacacatgtatataatgtgtgcgtaagttcagaaaagttctttggttcacggtccaatctcacttctcattcctccaagttcactggttgcagacaattcttatattatgcacagaatttaacatttataaagttcaccaggctttggtgcttgagaggtaaatggttaccactcaggaaggttcttgtagggtttgcagagagagagatgttccaggatttccacaactgagcacATCAATGActcgctgatgaaatttgcctcatcagggttctccaggtgataatttttttcttcaggctatcacagagttcctttcagttccacttattccaagagaaacatcagacatagCATTTCCAGCCATCTGTCGCTCTGGAACGTTGTGTTTCAGACACTGTTtcagctgtctctctctctctcgccatctgagattccaactgccaaccacgtcctctccctctcacttgcaaaaccgcccaccttctccagcaaacaataggagttactCTTCTggtcccatctgttgttttaggtaaacaaacttctcaGGAGTGGCCTTTCTGTACACTTTGCCTTGTAAAAAATGTTCAACATAGACGACCTGTCTCCAGTCGATTCACTTAATGTTAgttcaattagcagctacttgtgaaatgtgcatagcattctccatagtttctgtaaagtcactgaatatgaattcttcaatatttccaaGAAGATTGTTTTAaaagtgtgtgcatgcatgtaatctactctaattttaccaattatctcccaaatattccatcacaccgcAAGCACACGTCTGCAGGCTGCCCTGTTCAACTCTTAAGGGCATCTGCTTTCCTTCTCCAAGGAGCCACACAAGAGCAGCCCAACTGGTCCCCACCGGGGTCAGGGCCGAGGATCCGGGGCCGACTGGACGCTCCGCTACGTTCACCCCCAGTTCCCGTCCGCCCTGTCAACCGTCTCCCTATATTACAGCAGGTTCCAGGCTCTTCTGGCCGCCGCCTACCCCCACCCCGGCTCTGGCCTCCCGCAGTCCCGCTTCACCTGCAGCCGTTCCCCGATGTCCTGCTCCGGGGTCACGGGCTCGCCGAGGCCGGCCGCCGGCTCCTGGTTCAGGGGCAGGTAGTGGTAGCCGCCGCCGTCGGACGGTTCCAACTCGGGCCCGGGCGCCGGCTCCTCCTCGTCCTCGCTGCTCCACTGCGCTGCTCCTTGCCCGGGGCCCAGGCTCTGGCCCTCATCCTCGGCGTCGGGTAATACTCGCTCCGGGCTCATCCTAACGGCCGTCACTTCCATCCACAGGCCACAGGCCCGACGCGTCACCATCAACCAACACTTCCGGTCCCGCTCCCAGCGAGGAAAGCAAAGCGGTGCAAGCGCTGCTTCTGGCACCGCCCCCTGGCGGTGGAGATGAGGGGTGTTACTGACTTGGCTGCCCCCTAGTGGTAAGAATGAAGGGGTGTATCTGCGATGTCCGCTCCCTTGTGAGAATGAGGGGGTGTTACTGCCTTGGGTGCCCCCTGCTGGTGAGCATAAGGAGAATTTCTGCCATGCCCGCCCCCGCGGGGATATAACTATGGAGCGGGCGGTGAGACGTCAGTTCCTCCGGATCATGGCTGCGGAGCGAGCGGTGAAGACGTCAGTTCCGGCGGGACGGTGCGGGGATATGGCTGCGGAGCGAGCGGGAGGTGCGGGTACCGGGGGCGAGGCGGGCCCGGACCCCGGCGGCACGGAGCCGCTTCATCAGGATAACCCGCTGCTCAGCCTCCCCATCGTCGCCATCGACTCCGTCCTCGGGCTCATGGCTTACGATGAGATCAGCGGCCTGCGGCTGGTGAGGAGTCGGGGTTGGGGCGGGCGCGGGGTGAGGAccctggttggggggggagggggtggggtgaggaccctggttgggggggggagggggtggggtgaggaccctggttggggggggggagggggtggggtgaggacc
This region includes:
- the mea1 gene encoding male-enhanced antigen 1; the protein is MVTRRACGLWMEVTAVRMSPERVLPDAEDEGQSLGPGQGAAQWSSEDEEEPAPGPELEPSDGGGYHYLPLNQEPAAGLGEPVTPEQDIGERLQELRLYLPEAPVDSEEEEEVVPEHGSQQSIPMDPEHVELVKRTMAAIKFPSRGVPAWAQEISDEQWQSVVRQTIESRHSAVAAKE